Proteins encoded in a region of the Leopardus geoffroyi isolate Oge1 chromosome E2, O.geoffroyi_Oge1_pat1.0, whole genome shotgun sequence genome:
- the LDHD gene encoding probable D-lactate dehydrogenase, mitochondrial isoform X2: MHRCQPPDAVVWPQNVEQVSQLAALCYSQGVPIIPFGTGTGLEGGVCAVQGGVCINLTHMDKILELNLEDFSVVVEPGVTHKALNIRLRDSGLWFPVDPGADASLCGMVATGASGTNAVRYGTMRENVLNLEVVLPGGELLHTAGLGRHFRKSAAGYNLTGLFVGSEGTLGLITAATLRLHPAPEATVVATCAFPSVQAAVDSTVHILQAAVPVARIEFLDDVTMDACNKHSQLNCSVAPTLFLEFHGSEQVLAEQLQRAEEITQDNGAFHFSSAKEAEERSRLWAARHSAWYAVLALRPGYKGYSTDVCVPISRLPEILVQTKEDLKAQGLTGAILGHVGDGNFHCLLLVDPEDPEELHRVKAFSELLGRRALALHGTCTGEHGIGLGKRQLLQEEVGAVGMETMRRLKAMLDPRGLMNPGKVL; this comes from the exons ATGCACAG GTGCCAACCTCCAGACGCCGTGGTGTGGCCCCAGAATGTGGAGCAGGTCAGCCAGCTGGCCGCCCTGTGCTACAGCCAAGGAGTGCCCATCATCCCATTTGGCACGGGCACTGGGCTTGAGGGTGGAGTCTGTGCGGTGCAG GGCGGTGTCTGCATCAACCTGACCCACATGGACAAAATCCTGGAGCTGAATCTGGAAGACTTCTCTGTGGTGGTGGAGCCAGGCGTCACCCACAAAGCTCTCAACATCCGTCTGCGGGACAGCGGCCTCTGGTTTCCTGTGG ACCCAGGTGCAGATGCCTCTCTCTGTGGCATGGTGGCCACTGGGGCCTCGGGCACCAATGCCGTGCGCTATGGCACCATGCGGGAGAATGTGCTGAACCTGGAGGTGGTGCTGCCTGGCGGTGAGCTGCTTCATACCGCAGGCCTAGGCCGTCATTTCCG GAAGAGCGCAGCTGGCTACAACCTCACAGGGCTCTTTGTGGGCTCTGAGGGGACACTAGGACTCATCACAGCTGCCACTCTGCGTCTGCATCCTGCCCCCGAGGCCACTGTGGTCGCCACCTGTGCATTCCCCAGTGTCCAGGCAGCCGTGGACAGCACTGTTCACATCCTCCAGGCTGCGGTGCCCGTGGCCCGCATTG AGTTTCTGGATGACGTCACGATGGATGCCTGCAACAAGCACAGCCAGCTGAACTGCTCCGTGGCGCCCACTCTCTTCCTCGAGTTCCATGGTTCTGAGCAGGTCCTGGCCGAGCAGCTACAGCGAGCAG AGGAGATCACCCAGGACAATGGAGCCTTCCACTTCTCGTCGGCCAAGGAGGCTGAGGAGCGCAGCCGGCTCTGGGCAGCgcggcacagtgcctggtacgCAGTGCTGGCCCTGCGGCCGGGCTACAAG GGCTATTCCACCGACGTGTGTGTGCCCATCTCCCGGCTGCCAGAGATCCTGGTGCAGACCAAGGAGGACCTGAAGGCCCAGGGACTCACAG GAGCCATCCTTGGACACGTGGGTGATGGCAATTTCCACTGCCTCCTGCTGGTGGACCCAGAGGACCCCGAGGAGCTCCACAGGGTCAAGGCCTTTTCAGAACTGCTGGGCAG gcGGGCACTGGCACTCCATGGGACATGTACTGGGGAACATGGCATTGGGCTGGGCAAGCGCCAGCTGCTACAGGAGGAGGTAGGTGCCGTGGGCATGGAGACCATGCGGCGGCTGAAGGCCATGCTGGATCCCCGAGGCCTCATGAACCCAGGCAAGGTGCTGTGA
- the LDHD gene encoding probable D-lactate dehydrogenase, mitochondrial isoform X1 produces the protein MANLLRAAATWGLFPWRGYCSRGTQGELSKGFVEALKAVVGSSHVSTAVAVREQHGHDESMHRCQPPDAVVWPQNVEQVSQLAALCYSQGVPIIPFGTGTGLEGGVCAVQGGVCINLTHMDKILELNLEDFSVVVEPGVTHKALNIRLRDSGLWFPVDPGADASLCGMVATGASGTNAVRYGTMRENVLNLEVVLPGGELLHTAGLGRHFRKSAAGYNLTGLFVGSEGTLGLITAATLRLHPAPEATVVATCAFPSVQAAVDSTVHILQAAVPVARIEFLDDVTMDACNKHSQLNCSVAPTLFLEFHGSEQVLAEQLQRAEEITQDNGAFHFSSAKEAEERSRLWAARHSAWYAVLALRPGYKGYSTDVCVPISRLPEILVQTKEDLKAQGLTGAILGHVGDGNFHCLLLVDPEDPEELHRVKAFSELLGRRALALHGTCTGEHGIGLGKRQLLQEEVGAVGMETMRRLKAMLDPRGLMNPGKVL, from the exons ATGGCCAATCTGCTCCGGGCTGCGGCGACCTGGGGGCTGTTCCCCTGGAGGGGCTACTGCTCCAGGGGGACGCAG GGTGAGCTCAGCAAGGGCTTTGTGGAGGCTCTGAAGGCGGTTGTGGGGAGCTCCCATGTGTCCACTGCTGTCGCCGTCCGCGAGCAGCATGGTCACGACGAGTCCATGCACAG GTGCCAACCTCCAGACGCCGTGGTGTGGCCCCAGAATGTGGAGCAGGTCAGCCAGCTGGCCGCCCTGTGCTACAGCCAAGGAGTGCCCATCATCCCATTTGGCACGGGCACTGGGCTTGAGGGTGGAGTCTGTGCGGTGCAG GGCGGTGTCTGCATCAACCTGACCCACATGGACAAAATCCTGGAGCTGAATCTGGAAGACTTCTCTGTGGTGGTGGAGCCAGGCGTCACCCACAAAGCTCTCAACATCCGTCTGCGGGACAGCGGCCTCTGGTTTCCTGTGG ACCCAGGTGCAGATGCCTCTCTCTGTGGCATGGTGGCCACTGGGGCCTCGGGCACCAATGCCGTGCGCTATGGCACCATGCGGGAGAATGTGCTGAACCTGGAGGTGGTGCTGCCTGGCGGTGAGCTGCTTCATACCGCAGGCCTAGGCCGTCATTTCCG GAAGAGCGCAGCTGGCTACAACCTCACAGGGCTCTTTGTGGGCTCTGAGGGGACACTAGGACTCATCACAGCTGCCACTCTGCGTCTGCATCCTGCCCCCGAGGCCACTGTGGTCGCCACCTGTGCATTCCCCAGTGTCCAGGCAGCCGTGGACAGCACTGTTCACATCCTCCAGGCTGCGGTGCCCGTGGCCCGCATTG AGTTTCTGGATGACGTCACGATGGATGCCTGCAACAAGCACAGCCAGCTGAACTGCTCCGTGGCGCCCACTCTCTTCCTCGAGTTCCATGGTTCTGAGCAGGTCCTGGCCGAGCAGCTACAGCGAGCAG AGGAGATCACCCAGGACAATGGAGCCTTCCACTTCTCGTCGGCCAAGGAGGCTGAGGAGCGCAGCCGGCTCTGGGCAGCgcggcacagtgcctggtacgCAGTGCTGGCCCTGCGGCCGGGCTACAAG GGCTATTCCACCGACGTGTGTGTGCCCATCTCCCGGCTGCCAGAGATCCTGGTGCAGACCAAGGAGGACCTGAAGGCCCAGGGACTCACAG GAGCCATCCTTGGACACGTGGGTGATGGCAATTTCCACTGCCTCCTGCTGGTGGACCCAGAGGACCCCGAGGAGCTCCACAGGGTCAAGGCCTTTTCAGAACTGCTGGGCAG gcGGGCACTGGCACTCCATGGGACATGTACTGGGGAACATGGCATTGGGCTGGGCAAGCGCCAGCTGCTACAGGAGGAGGTAGGTGCCGTGGGCATGGAGACCATGCGGCGGCTGAAGGCCATGCTGGATCCCCGAGGCCTCATGAACCCAGGCAAGGTGCTGTGA